A DNA window from Rhodococcus sp. Z13 contains the following coding sequences:
- a CDS encoding enoyl-CoA hydratase/isomerase family protein — translation MTETDTQATATDGAAPLLVSKDGPVVVLTLNRPDRRNAIDRAMRKALKKELWRADGDGDVRVVVLTGAGTSFSSGVDLPEALSGPPPSAEGPTPTQVLRGISKPVIAAVNGPCYTGGYELAVNCSFIIASDRAEFADTHAQIGLLNGWGGSAMLPRMIGLPAAIQFILSGEPIDGRTAARIGLANEVVDHDELMERTLVIAHRIADGHPEAVQRMLRLLKEGAGASLAHALGLEAEAAATFRPDGADIGARYAKRRAEKS, via the coding sequence ATGACCGAGACCGACACCCAGGCCACCGCGACCGACGGAGCGGCTCCACTGCTCGTGTCGAAGGACGGACCGGTCGTCGTCCTCACCCTCAACCGCCCCGACCGCCGCAACGCCATCGACCGGGCGATGCGCAAGGCCCTGAAGAAGGAACTATGGCGGGCCGACGGCGACGGCGACGTCCGTGTCGTGGTGCTCACCGGCGCCGGCACGTCCTTCTCCTCGGGAGTGGATCTGCCCGAGGCACTGTCCGGTCCACCGCCCTCGGCCGAGGGGCCGACACCGACCCAGGTGCTGCGAGGTATCTCCAAACCGGTCATCGCCGCGGTGAACGGACCCTGCTACACCGGCGGATACGAACTGGCGGTGAACTGTTCGTTCATCATCGCCTCCGACCGCGCCGAGTTCGCCGACACCCACGCCCAGATCGGATTGCTCAACGGCTGGGGTGGCAGCGCGATGCTGCCACGCATGATCGGCCTGCCCGCCGCGATCCAGTTCATCCTCAGCGGCGAACCGATCGACGGCCGCACCGCCGCACGCATCGGACTGGCGAACGAGGTCGTCGACCACGACGAGCTGATGGAGCGCACCCTCGTGATCGCCCACCGGATCGCCGACGGGCATCCCGAAGCGGTGCAGCGGATGCTGCGCCTGCTCAAGGAGGGTGCCGGTGCCTCTCTCGCCCACGCCCTGGGGCTCGAGGCCGAGGCCGCCGCCACCTTCCGTCCCGACGGCGCCGACATCGGGGCGCGTTACGCCAAGCGGCGCGCCGAGAAGTCCTGA
- a CDS encoding NAD(P)H-dependent flavin oxidoreductase gives MLNTRFTREFGIEHPVVQGGMMWVGRAELAAAVSDGGGLGIITALTQPTPDDLVTEIERCRALTDKPFGVNLTLTLSINQPPYAEYRQAIIDSGVRIVETAGSDPTVHVEHFKEHDIKVIHKCTSVRHALKAQRIGVDAVSIDGFEAAGHPGEDDVPGLVLIPACADALDIPFIASGGFADGRGLAAALTLGADGINMGTRFMCTVESPIHENIKQQIVDAGERDTQLIFRQLRNTMRAAKNSVSQEVVEILERGGRFKDVKDLVAGTRGRKVYEDGDPEAGIWTVGIAQGLVRDIPPAGELVRRVVAEAEAKLLGLAGSIVDPVSVS, from the coding sequence ATGTTGAACACGCGGTTCACCCGAGAATTCGGAATCGAACACCCGGTCGTGCAGGGCGGAATGATGTGGGTCGGCCGGGCGGAACTGGCCGCCGCGGTCTCCGACGGCGGTGGTCTCGGCATCATCACCGCCCTGACCCAGCCCACCCCCGACGACCTCGTCACCGAGATCGAGCGGTGCCGGGCGCTGACCGACAAGCCCTTCGGCGTCAACCTCACCCTCACCCTGTCGATCAACCAGCCGCCCTACGCCGAGTACCGGCAGGCCATCATCGACTCCGGGGTGAGGATCGTCGAGACCGCCGGCTCCGACCCCACGGTCCACGTCGAGCACTTCAAGGAACACGACATCAAGGTGATCCACAAGTGCACGAGCGTCCGGCACGCCCTCAAGGCGCAGCGGATCGGTGTCGACGCGGTGAGCATCGACGGTTTCGAGGCCGCCGGTCATCCCGGTGAGGACGACGTTCCCGGACTCGTCCTCATCCCCGCCTGCGCCGACGCCCTCGACATCCCGTTCATCGCCTCCGGCGGTTTCGCCGACGGCCGCGGCCTGGCCGCGGCACTGACCCTCGGCGCCGACGGCATCAACATGGGCACCCGGTTCATGTGCACCGTCGAGAGCCCGATCCACGAGAACATCAAGCAGCAGATCGTCGACGCCGGCGAGCGCGACACCCAGCTGATCTTCCGTCAGCTGCGCAACACCATGCGCGCGGCGAAGAACTCGGTGAGCCAGGAGGTCGTCGAGATCCTCGAACGAGGAGGACGGTTCAAGGACGTCAAGGATCTCGTCGCCGGCACCCGTGGCCGCAAGGTCTACGAGGACGGCGACCCCGAGGCCGGTATCTGGACCGTCGGCATCGCCCAGGGGCTCGTGCGCGACATCCCGCCCGCCGGCGAACTCGTGCGCCGCGTCGTCGCCGAGGCGGAGGCGAAGCTGCTCGGCTTGGCCGGGTCCATCGTCGACCCCGTGTCGGTTTCCTGA
- a CDS encoding glycosyltransferase 87 family protein, which translates to MLLTEVRTRPVRSLLIAIGLTVSVLAVAGYMRDAVREYLMDLDVFRDAGWAFLHHTPLYTEGFFSHSGFRFIYPPFAAFLFAPMALVSSTVLQVVWTAGLIALVWWVLRILYRNLDMSHPSLIAAASLGPVLWLEPFRSNFAFGQINIVLMVLVVADLLGVIPKRFRGVGVALAAAVKVTPAAFGLIFLLRRDLPSVVRAFGAFAATVAFGFWLRPDSSLYFWTTEFFATDRAGDPSFFRNQALTGLIARFDLSDGVAKGLWLLGAAVVVAGTTWAAHRFLRAGEPVVAVGLVGLASLLAAPIAVTHHWVYSLFLVPLLVAPAYRRWWPVLLPAAIVFFVGPNHLLRQAPSGNWVEQAVLEVLGTSQCLAAIAVFVAAMVAARSRRPVPEPAGVDAAAPAEVTAVAEPQETAQVQSADATR; encoded by the coding sequence GTGCTGTTGACCGAAGTCCGTACCCGACCTGTTCGATCCCTGCTGATCGCCATCGGTCTGACGGTCTCGGTCCTGGCAGTCGCGGGGTACATGCGCGACGCCGTGCGCGAATACCTCATGGACCTCGACGTGTTCCGCGACGCGGGCTGGGCGTTCCTGCACCACACCCCGCTCTACACCGAAGGGTTCTTCAGCCACTCCGGTTTCCGGTTCATCTATCCACCCTTCGCGGCGTTCCTGTTCGCGCCGATGGCGCTCGTGAGCAGCACCGTCCTGCAGGTGGTGTGGACGGCGGGACTGATCGCCCTGGTGTGGTGGGTGCTGAGGATCCTCTACCGGAACCTCGACATGTCCCACCCGAGCCTGATCGCCGCGGCGTCGCTCGGCCCCGTGCTGTGGCTCGAACCGTTCCGCTCGAACTTCGCGTTCGGCCAGATCAACATCGTGCTCATGGTGCTCGTCGTCGCGGACCTGCTCGGCGTGATCCCGAAGCGGTTCCGCGGGGTCGGCGTCGCCCTGGCCGCGGCCGTCAAGGTCACCCCGGCCGCGTTCGGCCTGATCTTCCTGCTCCGCCGCGACCTGCCGTCGGTGGTGCGCGCGTTCGGCGCCTTCGCCGCGACCGTCGCCTTCGGTTTCTGGCTGCGCCCCGACTCGAGTCTGTACTTCTGGACCACCGAGTTCTTCGCCACCGACCGCGCCGGTGACCCCAGCTTCTTCCGGAACCAGGCCCTGACCGGGCTCATCGCCCGGTTCGATCTCTCCGACGGGGTCGCGAAGGGACTGTGGCTGCTCGGTGCCGCGGTGGTCGTCGCGGGCACCACCTGGGCCGCCCACCGGTTCCTGCGCGCCGGCGAACCGGTCGTGGCCGTGGGCCTGGTGGGTCTCGCCTCACTGCTCGCCGCGCCGATCGCCGTCACCCACCACTGGGTGTACTCGCTGTTCCTCGTGCCGCTGCTCGTCGCTCCCGCCTACCGGCGCTGGTGGCCGGTGCTGCTGCCCGCCGCGATCGTGTTCTTCGTCGGCCCCAACCACCTGCTGCGTCAGGCGCCGTCCGGGAACTGGGTGGAGCAGGCCGTCCTCGAGGTGCTCGGCACCTCGCAGTGCCTGGCCGCGATCGCAGTGTTCGTCGCCGCGATGGTCGCCGCCCGCAGCCGCCGGCCCGTGCCCGAGCCCGCCGGGGTCGATGCTGCCGCCCCCGCCGAGGTCACCGCGGTGGCCGAGCCGCAGGAGACCGCTCAGGTCCAGAGCGCCGACGCCACCAGGTAG
- a CDS encoding branched-chain amino acid transporter permease yields MPESVPGAGYVLGALAVMFVVTVALRAAPFVALAALKNSAFVAFLGRTMPAGVMVILVLYTLRDVGQTTWLPAAVGLAGTIAVHLWRRNAALSTVAGTGLYLVASALWT; encoded by the coding sequence GTGCCTGAGTCGGTGCCCGGCGCCGGATACGTCCTCGGTGCCCTCGCGGTGATGTTCGTCGTGACCGTCGCGCTGCGCGCGGCGCCGTTCGTGGCGCTCGCCGCGCTGAAGAACTCGGCGTTCGTCGCCTTCCTCGGCCGCACTATGCCCGCGGGGGTCATGGTGATCCTCGTGCTCTACACGCTGCGCGACGTGGGCCAGACGACCTGGCTGCCCGCGGCGGTGGGCCTGGCGGGGACGATCGCGGTGCACCTGTGGCGGCGGAACGCCGCGTTGAGCACGGTCGCCGGGACGGGCCTCTACCTGGTGGCGTCGGCGCTCTGGACCTGA
- a CDS encoding AzlC family ABC transporter permease — protein sequence MSMPDRRTSEIRAGVSDSWAVGLGLIPLGLAFGVVLTQGGFDWWWAPIFSTVIYAGSMEFLAIGLIAAVTPFLSVAAATLLVNFRHVFYGLSFPLNRVRGRFARLYSVYALTDESYAIVAPKARETLSSTRILTVQVVCQLVWVASGTVGALVGAVLPEGLAGLEFALTALFTVLAIDAFRANRDLPAPVIALVCGLVALLVAKDEMLVVGLGLFVLCLFVRFVYRDKVARA from the coding sequence ATGAGCATGCCCGACCGCCGTACCTCCGAGATCAGGGCAGGTGTCTCCGATTCGTGGGCGGTCGGCCTCGGCCTGATCCCGCTGGGTCTCGCCTTCGGGGTGGTGCTCACCCAGGGCGGCTTCGACTGGTGGTGGGCACCGATCTTCTCCACCGTCATCTACGCCGGGTCCATGGAGTTCCTCGCCATCGGCCTGATCGCCGCGGTCACGCCGTTCCTCTCGGTGGCGGCCGCGACCCTGCTCGTGAACTTCCGGCACGTCTTCTACGGCCTGTCCTTCCCGCTCAACCGGGTGCGCGGGCGGTTCGCCCGCCTCTACAGCGTGTACGCGCTCACCGACGAGTCCTACGCGATCGTCGCCCCCAAGGCCCGCGAGACGCTGTCGAGCACCCGCATCCTCACCGTGCAGGTCGTGTGCCAGCTCGTGTGGGTCGCGTCCGGCACCGTGGGTGCGCTGGTCGGCGCGGTGCTGCCCGAGGGGCTCGCCGGCCTCGAGTTCGCCCTCACCGCGCTGTTCACGGTGCTGGCGATCGACGCCTTCCGCGCGAACCGCGACCTGCCGGCTCCGGTGATCGCGCTCGTGTGCGGGCTGGTGGCGCTGCTGGTCGCGAAGGACGAGATGCTCGTCGTCGGTCTCGGCCTGTTCGTGCTGTGCCTGTTCGTGCGATTCGTCTACCGGGACAAGGTGGCGCGTGCCTGA
- a CDS encoding M50 family metallopeptidase: MSTSPDSFTEAVSSLWRAVSTVDDPAPTALVVITAAIALVLVTVRPLWLKTRHVVTQAHEGSHALVAALVGRKLSGIRLHSDTSGVTVSSGNPRGPGMIATTFAGYTGPAVLGFAAATLLTVNRPAAVLWSILAALALLLLLIRNPYGFVSVVIAGALVGAAAYLGDPVVRYAAAYLITWVLLLGATRPVLELARTHRRGRGQGSDADQLRWLTHLPAGLWIALFALVTAGTAVYGTMRIVATQWP, from the coding sequence GTGTCCACTTCCCCGGACTCGTTCACGGAGGCGGTGTCGTCCCTGTGGCGGGCCGTGTCCACGGTCGACGACCCTGCACCCACCGCGCTGGTGGTGATCACGGCGGCGATCGCCCTGGTCCTGGTGACTGTGCGGCCGCTGTGGCTGAAGACCCGGCACGTCGTCACCCAGGCGCACGAGGGGTCGCACGCGCTCGTCGCGGCGCTCGTCGGCCGGAAACTGTCGGGCATCCGGCTGCACAGCGACACCTCCGGGGTGACGGTCTCGTCCGGCAACCCGCGCGGGCCGGGCATGATCGCGACGACCTTCGCCGGGTACACCGGTCCGGCGGTGCTCGGCTTCGCGGCCGCGACCCTGCTGACCGTGAACCGGCCCGCGGCGGTGCTGTGGTCGATCCTCGCCGCCCTCGCGCTGCTGCTGCTCCTGATCCGCAATCCGTACGGCTTCGTCTCCGTGGTGATCGCGGGCGCGCTCGTGGGTGCGGCCGCCTATCTCGGCGATCCGGTGGTGCGGTACGCGGCGGCCTACCTGATCACCTGGGTGCTGTTGCTCGGCGCGACCCGCCCGGTGCTCGAACTCGCCCGCACGCACCGGCGCGGTCGCGGGCAGGGATCCGACGCCGACCAGCTACGGTGGCTCACCCATCTGCCCGCCGGGCTGTGGATCGCCCTGTTCGCGCTCGTCACCGCCGGCACGGCGGTCTACGGCACGATGCGCATCGTCGCGACCCAGTGGCCCTGA
- a CDS encoding AMP-binding protein, which translates to MTTSMNPTDRAAVHGDRPAIVMAETGARLTYRQLESSSNRIAHLFRRLGLEPGDHIAIVTENCLDVFPVLWAAQRTGLLYTPVNWHLSDAEAAYVVENCGARVVVHSAELDRLGDAVATASPAVEVRFTTGPSSPSGARVLADEVASLPDTPVEDELEGYYMLYSSGTTGRPKGILPALTGAPFGTGLPIDATMRDAFGFGEDTVYLSPGPLYHAAPLGWTMGTVRNGGTAIVMETFDAERALAAIDRHGVTHAQFVPTMFVRMLKLPGEVRRRYDVSSLRVVVHAAAPCPVEVKERIIDWFGPKILEFYAGSEGNGFFMITTGEWLEHRGSVGRPSLGTVHICDEAGNELGPGEVGTIWIEGGLDFEYHGDPSKTAEAYDERGWSTLGDLGHVDEDGYLYLSARRSDLILSGGVNIYPVEIEDVLTMHPAVLDVAVVGLPDEEMGQRVHAVVTVVDGVEAEDALAAELVDYTRARLAHFKAPRSIEFGEVPRLPSGKILRRALLARYEAAATS; encoded by the coding sequence ATGACGACGTCGATGAATCCGACCGATCGGGCGGCCGTGCACGGCGACCGGCCGGCGATCGTCATGGCCGAGACCGGGGCACGGCTGACCTACCGGCAACTCGAATCGTCGTCCAACCGCATCGCGCACCTGTTCCGGCGGCTCGGTCTCGAACCGGGTGACCACATCGCGATCGTGACGGAGAACTGTCTCGACGTGTTCCCGGTGCTGTGGGCGGCGCAGCGCACCGGACTGCTCTACACGCCGGTCAACTGGCACCTGTCCGACGCCGAGGCCGCCTACGTGGTGGAGAACTGCGGGGCCCGTGTGGTGGTGCACTCGGCGGAACTCGACCGGCTCGGTGACGCCGTCGCCACTGCGAGCCCGGCCGTGGAGGTCCGCTTCACGACCGGTCCGAGTTCACCCTCGGGCGCCCGGGTGCTCGCGGACGAGGTTGCGTCCCTTCCGGACACACCCGTCGAGGACGAACTCGAGGGCTACTACATGCTTTACTCGTCCGGCACCACCGGGCGGCCCAAGGGCATCCTCCCCGCCCTCACCGGCGCACCCTTCGGTACGGGACTGCCGATCGACGCGACGATGCGCGACGCCTTCGGGTTCGGGGAGGACACCGTCTATCTCAGCCCGGGGCCGCTCTACCACGCGGCGCCCCTGGGATGGACGATGGGCACGGTCCGCAACGGCGGCACCGCGATCGTCATGGAGACCTTCGACGCCGAGCGCGCCCTCGCCGCGATCGACCGGCACGGCGTCACCCACGCTCAGTTCGTGCCCACCATGTTCGTGCGCATGCTCAAGCTCCCCGGCGAGGTCCGGCGGCGGTACGACGTGTCGAGCCTGCGCGTGGTGGTCCACGCCGCGGCGCCGTGCCCCGTCGAGGTCAAGGAACGCATCATCGACTGGTTCGGTCCGAAGATCCTCGAGTTCTACGCGGGCAGCGAGGGCAACGGCTTCTTCATGATCACCACCGGCGAATGGCTCGAACACCGCGGGTCCGTCGGCAGGCCGTCGCTGGGCACGGTGCACATCTGCGACGAGGCCGGCAACGAACTCGGTCCCGGTGAGGTGGGCACGATCTGGATCGAGGGCGGCCTCGACTTCGAGTACCACGGCGACCCCTCCAAGACCGCCGAGGCGTACGACGAGCGGGGCTGGAGCACCCTCGGCGATCTCGGGCACGTCGACGAGGACGGCTACCTCTACCTGTCGGCACGCCGCTCGGACCTGATCCTGTCCGGTGGCGTCAACATCTATCCCGTCGAGATCGAGGACGTGCTGACGATGCACCCGGCCGTCCTCGACGTCGCCGTGGTGGGCCTGCCCGACGAGGAGATGGGCCAGCGGGTGCACGCCGTGGTCACCGTCGTCGACGGCGTCGAGGCCGAAGACGCGCTGGCTGCGGAACTCGTCGACTACACCCGTGCCCGGCTCGCGCACTTCAAGGCGCCGCGCAGCATCGAGTTCGGGGAGGTGCCGCGGCTGCCCAGCGGGAAGATCCTGCGCCGCGCGCTGCTCGCCCGCTACGAGGCGGCCGCGACGTCCTGA
- a CDS encoding class I adenylate-forming enzyme family protein, translating into MTGIRESLTLLWSTPDDTNMVQEGRTWRTWGEVRAIVERIDAELTRVGCGHGTRVGVVLSNRVESVAALIAILSRGRVLLTLNPAQPVPRIVEDAVGSRPAVVLASREYWANEQFAAPLAEAGIVGFAVDGPEVVQRIGGDRVRGGGVDEKDPVAVEMFTSGTTGPPKRIPLTWRQLEAALEAVHGHTGKGRGDRVPFTGPVSLISLSMVHIGGLWGVVQSLAEARPIVLMPRFTVEGWADAVHEHRMILAGLPPAAMRSVLDADVPKEKLATLRAITAGTTFVSPDLADEFTARYGIPIMIMYGATEFGGAVAGWTKPLIAEWWDRKRGSVGRPFPGVRMRVVDEDGTVLPEGSTGRLEVSSPQTGTGVGDWVRTSDLGHLDEDGFLYIDGRADDAIVRGGFKIQPETVCNALRAHPSVLDASVYGRPDERLGQVPVAVIELVAGADPVDVDELKTFLRTRLTAYEIPVDIHTVDALPRSVSLKVDRRRLLEMVDGIESART; encoded by the coding sequence ATGACGGGCATCAGAGAATCATTGACCCTGCTGTGGTCCACCCCCGACGACACGAACATGGTGCAGGAGGGCAGGACGTGGCGCACCTGGGGTGAGGTGCGGGCGATCGTCGAACGGATCGACGCCGAACTCACCCGCGTCGGATGCGGGCACGGAACCCGCGTGGGCGTCGTCCTGTCCAACCGCGTCGAATCCGTCGCCGCCCTGATCGCGATCCTCTCCCGGGGTCGCGTCCTGCTCACTCTCAATCCCGCACAACCGGTTCCGCGCATCGTCGAGGACGCGGTGGGCTCGCGCCCCGCCGTCGTGCTCGCCTCGCGGGAGTACTGGGCGAACGAACAGTTCGCCGCCCCGCTCGCGGAGGCCGGCATCGTCGGGTTCGCCGTCGACGGACCGGAGGTGGTGCAGCGGATCGGCGGCGACCGGGTCCGCGGCGGTGGGGTCGACGAGAAGGATCCGGTGGCGGTCGAGATGTTCACCTCCGGTACCACCGGCCCTCCCAAACGGATCCCGTTGACCTGGAGGCAACTCGAAGCCGCCCTCGAGGCCGTTCACGGCCACACCGGCAAGGGACGCGGCGACCGCGTACCGTTCACCGGACCCGTCTCCCTGATCTCCCTGTCGATGGTGCACATCGGGGGACTGTGGGGTGTAGTCCAGTCGCTCGCCGAGGCGCGGCCCATCGTCCTCATGCCCCGCTTCACGGTCGAGGGCTGGGCCGACGCGGTGCACGAACACCGGATGATCCTCGCCGGTCTGCCCCCGGCGGCGATGCGCTCGGTTCTCGACGCGGACGTGCCGAAGGAGAAACTCGCGACTCTGCGGGCCATCACCGCCGGCACCACCTTCGTCAGCCCCGACCTCGCCGACGAGTTCACCGCCCGCTACGGGATCCCCATCATGATCATGTACGGCGCAACGGAATTCGGGGGAGCGGTCGCCGGATGGACCAAACCCCTCATCGCCGAGTGGTGGGACCGCAAACGCGGTAGCGTCGGCCGGCCCTTCCCCGGCGTACGGATGCGGGTGGTCGACGAGGACGGCACCGTGCTCCCGGAGGGATCCACCGGCCGGCTCGAGGTCAGCTCCCCGCAGACCGGCACCGGTGTCGGCGACTGGGTGCGCACCAGCGATCTCGGGCACCTCGACGAGGACGGCTTCCTGTACATCGACGGCCGCGCCGACGACGCGATCGTGCGCGGTGGCTTCAAGATCCAGCCGGAGACGGTGTGCAACGCGTTGCGCGCCCACCCGTCGGTGCTCGACGCGTCGGTGTACGGCCGGCCCGACGAGCGGCTCGGGCAGGTGCCGGTCGCGGTGATCGAACTCGTCGCCGGCGCCGACCCCGTCGACGTCGACGAACTGAAGACGTTCCTGAGGACCCGGCTGACCGCCTACGAGATTCCCGTCGACATCCACACCGTGGACGCGCTGCCGCGCAGCGTGTCGCTGAAGGTGGACCGCCGGCGGCTGCTCGAGATGGTCGACGGGATCGAATCCGCCCGTACCTGA
- a CDS encoding acyl-CoA dehydrogenase family protein: MDYGMTPELEQFRKEVRHFVENHKPDVPVRAGVRSAENEDELRRLKEWTRKLFEAGYIGADWPEEYGGSAHHSPERDVVVGEELARGRAAASVQGAGLLVAHALIDFGTEEQRRKFLPGIRSGELIFCQLFSEPSSGSDLASLRTKAVPDADGGYTVTGQKVWTTNGHWADYGYLLARTDPDTPKHKGISAFLVDMCSPGVEVRPLREMTGTSDFNEVFLDEVHLGPDALIGAPNQGWLIANSSLAHERSAVASAAVRLQQDIESLKDLARRVTRHGRPALEDGAVQERIGELEAQVTALSALVYANIGRWSRGAERIHDAPMAKLMFSETGVETARFALELAGARGILVENDENAVDDGRWQDEFLYARAYTIAGGTSEIMRNMIAERGLGLPR, translated from the coding sequence ATGGACTACGGGATGACCCCGGAACTCGAGCAGTTCCGCAAGGAGGTCCGGCACTTCGTCGAGAACCACAAGCCCGACGTTCCGGTACGGGCCGGTGTGCGCAGCGCCGAGAACGAGGACGAACTCCGCAGGCTGAAGGAGTGGACCCGGAAACTTTTCGAGGCGGGCTACATCGGCGCCGACTGGCCCGAGGAGTACGGCGGCTCGGCGCACCATTCCCCCGAGAGGGACGTCGTGGTGGGCGAGGAACTCGCCCGCGGACGCGCGGCGGCGTCGGTGCAGGGAGCGGGGCTGCTCGTCGCCCACGCCCTCATCGACTTCGGCACCGAGGAACAGCGCCGGAAGTTCCTTCCCGGCATCAGATCCGGAGAACTGATCTTCTGCCAGCTGTTCAGCGAACCGAGTTCCGGAAGCGATCTCGCGTCGTTGCGCACCAAGGCCGTTCCCGACGCCGACGGCGGCTACACCGTCACCGGCCAGAAGGTGTGGACGACCAACGGGCACTGGGCCGACTACGGATACCTGCTGGCCCGCACCGACCCGGACACGCCGAAACACAAGGGCATCAGCGCGTTCCTCGTGGACATGTGCTCACCCGGTGTCGAGGTGCGGCCCCTGCGGGAGATGACGGGCACCTCCGACTTCAACGAGGTGTTCCTCGACGAGGTGCACCTCGGACCCGACGCCCTCATCGGGGCCCCGAACCAGGGCTGGCTGATCGCCAATTCCAGCCTGGCGCACGAACGCAGCGCCGTCGCCTCGGCGGCGGTCCGGCTGCAGCAGGACATCGAGTCGCTGAAGGACCTGGCACGCAGGGTGACCCGACACGGCCGGCCCGCCCTCGAGGACGGTGCCGTCCAGGAACGGATCGGCGAGCTCGAGGCGCAGGTCACCGCTCTGTCCGCCCTCGTCTACGCCAACATCGGACGCTGGTCGCGGGGCGCCGAACGGATCCACGACGCCCCGATGGCCAAGCTGATGTTCAGTGAAACCGGAGTCGAGACAGCGCGTTTCGCGCTCGAACTCGCCGGTGCGCGAGGGATACTGGTCGAGAACGACGAGAACGCGGTGGACGACGGGCGGTGGCAGGACGAATTCCTGTACGCCCGTGCGTACACCATTGCGGGTGGCACGTCCGAGATCATGCGCAACATGATCGCCGAGCGGGGACTCGGCCTGCCCCGCTGA
- a CDS encoding enoyl-CoA hydratase/isomerase family protein — MDLNSTTTVVAELKDNVLTVTLDRPERLNAFTDTMRAEFRRLWHFASETDEVHVVVLRANGERAFSTGVDVQEGTYLSDNVFSRRDPGVDLSPKQNNCWKPLVCAVHGMVAGGALYWLNEADIIVASEDAQFFDPHTSYGMVAALEPIGLAHRIPIGEVLRMVLLGLDERMSAERAREIGFVSEVVPREELWDRAAHLAERIAAKPPAAIQGSIRAIWESKDRTRSHALATGMMYTDLGNPIGTSQVDRAAVPKRDYEVR; from the coding sequence GTGGACCTGAACAGCACGACCACGGTGGTCGCCGAACTGAAGGACAACGTCCTCACCGTCACGCTCGACCGCCCCGAGCGGCTCAACGCCTTCACCGACACCATGCGTGCCGAGTTCCGCCGGCTTTGGCACTTCGCCTCCGAGACCGACGAGGTGCACGTCGTCGTGCTCCGCGCGAACGGTGAGCGGGCCTTCAGCACCGGCGTCGACGTCCAGGAGGGCACCTACCTCTCCGACAACGTCTTCAGCCGGCGAGATCCCGGCGTGGACCTGTCCCCGAAGCAGAACAACTGCTGGAAGCCGCTCGTGTGCGCGGTCCACGGCATGGTCGCCGGCGGCGCCCTGTACTGGCTCAACGAGGCCGACATCATCGTCGCCAGCGAGGACGCCCAGTTCTTCGACCCCCACACCTCCTACGGGATGGTCGCCGCACTCGAACCGATCGGCCTGGCGCACCGCATCCCGATCGGCGAGGTGCTGCGCATGGTGCTGCTCGGTCTCGACGAGCGGATGTCCGCCGAACGGGCCCGCGAGATCGGCTTCGTCAGCGAGGTCGTGCCCCGTGAGGAGTTGTGGGACCGGGCCGCACACCTGGCCGAACGCATCGCCGCCAAGCCGCCCGCCGCGATCCAGGGCAGCATCCGGGCCATCTGGGAATCCAAGGACCGCACGCGATCCCACGCACTCGCCACCGGCATGATGTACACCGACCTCGGCAACCCCATCGGGACGAGCCAGGTCGACCGTGCCGCCGTCCCGAAGCGCGACTACGAGGTGCGTTGA